From the Drosophila simulans strain w501 chromosome 2L, Prin_Dsim_3.1, whole genome shotgun sequence genome, the window GAGTATATGTATTAATCTTTCGCTTTCCGGCTTTTGCAACTCATCCCCattagctatatatatatatatacttacgaTTTGAAGGCAATTCTCGATGAATGTAATTTCTGGGCAGTGCTTTGGGTACAATTATTTGGCAAATTCGGCGGTAGAGCAGCGGGCCTCGAAAAATGGTATGCATTTGCAAAATTATCAATGCAAAAATGGAACACTAATTTGCGATACTTTCGATAGGTGTTAGGGGTACTCCTTAAATTTTGCTACTGCGAATTATATATCGCCGCCTTCTTATAACTAGTTTCGAAATAAAATTCTGTTGTAATGTTACTTATtatattactatttatttaaatatttgcatgcacaaagcaaaaattatgaacaattttaaaaaaaattttaatatataagtAAGCTTACCAATTGTAAGCCGTTATTTACCTATTTGTGTTGATATCAATCTTAATGAAATCTTAAAATCAATGTTTAATTTAACTATAAAATAACAACTGGTTAGGTAATATCAACCAGGTTCCGGTTTATTGAATAACAAATGCTATTAAAAACACCAAGTACGTAACTTCGTAAAAATATACCACACACGCATAAAAAAATACCATTGCCTCATATATAGAAATTCATGCAAGAGTACCCCCAATAAAATACCGCAAATGTCAGGTGTGGACAGACAACTGTGGCTCGAAATTAATCGGCCCGTGAACAGATTACCTCTGTTAAACCATATGTTTTGGTATCGGGAGGCGAGTCGAGTcggaatataaacaaaatcgaaTCAAGTCAAACTGACCGAGcaaatgaattgaattggaattacGCGCTGTTTTTAGTTCGTTTAATTTGTTAGCCACCAGGAAGCGCTTTATTTGTTCGGTATGTAGCTTTGCTTGAACTTTTCGTACATCGATTGTACTGGGGAATCGAAGTTTTCACAAATTTTCCTtccatatgtatgtttttctTGATCAGCAACTTGTAGGCGCATATGGATGTACCTATGCTTGTAtgcataaacaaacatttttgaatGTATTAACTCAGCTAACTAGTTATTATGTTGATCTAAAAGGTAATACAGAACTTATTCAGTTTTATGCACTTAGTTGCACTTGGATCTGAACAAGTATTTGTTTATAACAATGGACCACGGGTTTCCTATGACatctatttattttcgctgagttaacaattttattagaAGTGACCTTgtaactaaatattttgttgagTATATTTCATAAGGTGTATGACTTAAGCACGGCCTTCTAGATAATATCCGGGTGTTAAATATAttgcgaatttaatttaattcacatTAATTGTTTTCAGATTGCAATATGATTTCCGAAGTGGACTCCATAAATAAGGATAGTTCAGTACGTGTTGCTGTCAGGTAAGATTattacaattaaaacaataattatgACTAGAAAATATGAATAACTAAGACTAAGAGCTCCTAAAAGCATATAATATTGTGTATTTTTCCAGAATCCGACCTCAAAACTCGAGGGAGCTAATAGATATGTGTCGTATCTGCACGACCGTAACTCTTGGAGAGCCTCAGATTTTTCTTGGATCGGACAAAGCCTTTACGTTCGACTATGTTTTTGATACCAATTCCAATCAGGTAAAGTTGTCATACTAATTTCCACCTTCCCTTAAGTTTCATTCGCCTTAATTGACCATTTCAGTGTGATATATACTCGGACTGCGTGGAAAAATTAGTGGACAGTACGCTCCATGGCTATAATGCCACCGTACTGGCCTACGGGCAAACAGGATCGGGAAAAACGTATACAATGGGCACTGGTTTCGACCACGAGGCGGAATCATCCGATACCGTTCAGCTTGGGATTATTCCGCGAGCGGTTCGTCATATATTCAGTGGTATCGAACAACTGGAGGGATCCAGCTCTTCAGAACACTCAGCGGCTGGTGGAGGTCCGCAGTTCAGTCTGGCTGTTCAGTACATCGAATTGTACAACGAGGACATCTTCGATCTGCTGGACCCGTTCAACAAGAACAGCAACTTTAAGATACACGAAGATGCCAGTGGACAAATCACAATATCTGGGGCTTCGATAAAGCCCATTTATCAACCGCATGATGCCTTAAAGTATGTCTAATTTGTAGAATATAATAGAACACACGTTCTAAGCTAATTATCTATATTTTAGGTATCTTCAGCAAGGAGCATTGGCTCGCACCACCGCATCAACAAAAATGAACGACCAGTCTTCCCGCTCGCACGCACTGTTCACGATTTTTGTGCGCAGGCAGCGACTGCTTACCCCCAGTGACAATGTACCGGATAACGACCTGGAGACCCTGACCTCCAAGTTCCATTTCGTTGATTTGGCGGGTTCGGAAAGGCTCAAAAGAACTCAGGCCACCGGCGAGCGGGCTCGCGAGGGCATATCCATAAACTGCGGACTTCTCGCACTGGGTAATTGCATTTCGGCGCTCGGCGACAAATCAAAGAGGGCTCTGCACGTGCCCTATCGGGACTCCAAGCTGACGCGACTTCTCCAGGACTCACTGGGCGGAAATAGCCAGACCTTGATGATCGCCTGCGTGTCGCCAAGTGATCGAGACTTCATGGAGACACTGAATACACTGAAGTACGCCAACAGAGCCAGGAATATTAAGAACAAAGTTAAGATTAACCAGGACCAGAGTTCCCGAACTATTTCGCAGCTGCGTAGGGAAATTGCAGCATTGCAATTGGAGTTATTAGAGTATAAACAGgtaatatgtttatttaatcaaACCTCGACCTAATTTCTAACTTAAAAATGCCATTTCTTACAGGGTAAGCTGGTAGTGGACTGCGAGGGCAATACCACCATTTCGGACACATTTAATGAGAATAAGTTGCTTCTATCGGAAATCAAAAGGCTTCAGCAAAGGCTAAAATCATTGCAAAGCACGATTGCCACTTTGACCCAGAGGAATGCagatctgaaaaccaacttgGATTTGAACAAGTGGACTAGTGACGACAATTCCGATGTTGAAATAGCGAAAGTGGTGGGCCAATATATGCTGGAAATCGAAGAACTCCAGACCAAACTAATAGAATCTGAGGAGCATcgcaagcaaatggaaattaaagcCACTACTTCACCTAGAAACGCGAAACCCGTTTATGATGGTAAGTGTTATATGCTATGATATATTATAATCTTAAATCTATGTATTCCAATTGAAGGCGACATCATAACCAAGGCTAAAAAGGATTTGGAAAGAGAAAGGGAGCTTCTGATGTCGCGATCGTTGCCAGGAATTCAAAATCAGAATGTCAGCTCTGAGGAAAATGAAGTGGCCAGTAGTGATTCTGAGGGTAagttaaatattgcattttacgcaaatgaattaaaaattaataatcgcACAGAAGAGGAAGTAGTAAAGGATTTGGAGGCCATCGATAATGATATTGAAATGAGAACCAAACTAATTGAACAATTGGAGCTGACCAACTCGAGATACGAACAGATGCGAACGCATTACGAGGAAAAACTATCTGTTTTATATTGCAAAATCGAGAACACGCAAAAAGAACGCGACGATGTCCTGGCAAATATGAGTAAGCAATCGAATCAAAAGAATATAGCTATTTATTAACGATTACAATGACATTGCAGCTACATCTGTGTCAACGCCATCGAAGGATAGTttaaaaaaagtgaaaacagaCTATGAAAGCAAGATAAGTCATATGCAAACTGAGATTAGGAAGCTGCAAAATGCGCAAAGGGAACATGTTCGAAGTCAGCAACAACTTAAGTCCCATGAAGTTCGGATTGGCACGCTGCGCAATGAGCTGAATGAGTTGAAGTTCGCAAAAGTAAGTTGACGCTGATGTCAAATCTGTACAAATTACAAATCTCATATCTCCCAATTATCCAGGTTAAGTTAATGAAAAAGATGTCACAACAATCTAACCGGCACAAGCAGGAGGAAAGTCGCAAATCAAAGGAAATTGCTCAGCTGCTGAAGGAGCAGCGCCGGCAGAAGAATGCTGTTCTATCTTTAGAGGCCAAAGTGAGTGCTAAGGAGCAAATTCTGAAGCGAAAAACCGAAGAAGTGATTGCCCTTCGCAAGAGCCAAAGGGGAAAGTCCGGCCAGAGGGCACCGGCTCACCTAACATCGAAAATTGCCACCCTTGATGGGTTTTCCACTCGATCCGCACGACATCGATGGGAGAATCTGTACCGCAACATATTGCATGCGGCCAGAAACAGGCAACTGATCACACAACTGGAGAAGGAGCTGGAACGCTTGATACTGGAGCGCGAAGATCTCTCCCGTGAGCTGAACATAATGGAAAATGGACAAACTGCTGACAGGCAAACGGATGAATTCAACGAAGTGGATAATCTCAAAACAAACATTAGTTATATTCAGGAGAATATAGAGCATGTGCAGCAGGCCATTATGGAGTTCGAGGACACAAAGGACACTGTGCAGAGCCATGTGAATAAGATACAAAGTCTGCTGGACGAGGTGTCAACAGTGGCGGAAGCCAAGTTCATCTTACAAAAGTTTTCGGACACCGCCATTGTCATGTCGTGCAATTTGGCCATTGCCGAATCTCATTTGCAGGAGAAGGAATCGCTGCTGAAGGAAGTTAAGCAAGAGAGTGGCATTCAGCAGCAAATTCTGCAGCATTTCCTATCGCAAAACAGCAATGTTCATATAGCCGACATATTTGACGCCCTTAATCTCAAGGGCAGTAACATCGCAAGTAGTGTAAATCCAGGTTCTCAAAAGTCTTTGATCAGCAATGCCACATACGACATCCCGCAAGACGACAAGAATTCCGAGTTCCAGCAAGTGGAAATGCGCCGAACGACGAGTAGAAGTCCTTCGCCTTTAGGAAATTCCGATCCGTAAGACTGATTGTATTTCCAATATTTTGGATTAACTCTAAACCATATATTCTTCCTTCAGCTTCGATAAGAGCCCCAAAGTGCGCAGACGTACCGCCAAGCGACAAGATCTGCTTTTTGGGGACACGGAACTTCCAGAACAGGTGAGCTTAGTtacttattttgaaaatacctGTTTCTAAATGACGAATATTATGATTTCATCCGCCAGacttttaataaaatgacGTGATCGTGCAATCGAAGATGAGGTCATGTGACAACAGCCGCGGTTGGAATTGAAATCTATTAATTGGTAATCGCTTGcgaataaataatcaaaagaCAGTGTCAATAAGTTACTAAGTTATTATTGTAactatatttattcaaaactaACTTACTAGTGCTtccgtttgtttttttgaatACCGAGTTAAGGTCCTGTGCAATTGGTATCTGTGCAGttgttcaaaataaacaaattttagaaaatatcATAATACtgtattaataaattatataagaGACTTAGAACAATACCATGccttaaaatatacaacaataaacttaattttatcTTTTTCTGTAAGAACCAAGTTATTCAGCAGCTTTTTGCTAGAAACTAAACTGTTGACCCGAGTTTTGGATATCCTATATTTTACAGTTATtgtaaatcaattaattttaaagctaattctaataataaaattatattttattggctAACATTGGGAgacttattaaaatattaaaaaatgaaaaagtgtAATTAGGACAATGGAACAATAAACTGTATAATGTTATATTGAAAGTTACAAAAAGAATTT encodes:
- the LOC6731818 gene encoding kinesin-like protein KIF21A, whose amino-acid sequence is MISEVDSINKDSSVRVAVRIRPQNSRELIDMCRICTTVTLGEPQIFLGSDKAFTFDYVFDTNSNQCDIYSDCVEKLVDSTLHGYNATVLAYGQTGSGKTYTMGTGFDHEAESSDTVQLGIIPRAVRHIFSGIEQLEGSSSSEHSAAGGGPQFSLAVQYIELYNEDIFDLLDPFNKNSNFKIHEDASGQITISGASIKPIYQPHDALKYLQQGALARTTASTKMNDQSSRSHALFTIFVRRQRLLTPSDNVPDNDLETLTSKFHFVDLAGSERLKRTQATGERAREGISINCGLLALGNCISALGDKSKRALHVPYRDSKLTRLLQDSLGGNSQTLMIACVSPSDRDFMETLNTLKYANRARNIKNKVKINQDQSSRTISQLRREIAALQLELLEYKQGKLVVDCEGNTTISDTFNENKLLLSEIKRLQQRLKSLQSTIATLTQRNADLKTNLDLNKWTSDDNSDVEIAKVVGQYMLEIEELQTKLIESEEHRKQMEIKATTSPRNAKPVYDGDIITKAKKDLERERELLMSRSLPGIQNQNVSSEENEVASSDSEEEEVVKDLEAIDNDIEMRTKLIEQLELTNSRYEQMRTHYEEKLSVLYCKIENTQKERDDVLANMTTSVSTPSKDSLKKVKTDYESKISHMQTEIRKLQNAQREHVRSQQQLKSHEVRIGTLRNELNELKFAKVKLMKKMSQQSNRHKQEESRKSKEIAQLLKEQRRQKNAVLSLEAKVSAKEQILKRKTEEVIALRKSQRGKSGQRAPAHLTSKIATLDGFSTRSARHRWENLYRNILHAARNRQLITQLEKELERLILEREDLSRELNIMENGQTADRQTDEFNEVDNLKTNISYIQENIEHVQQAIMEFEDTKDTVQSHVNKIQSLLDEVSTVAEAKFILQKFSDTAIVMSCNLAIAESHLQEKESLLKEVKQESGIQQQILQHFLSQNSNVHIADIFDALNLKGSNIASSVNPGSQKSLISNATYDIPQDDKNSEFQQVEMRRTTSRSPSPLGNSDPFDKSPKVRRRTAKRQDLLFGDTELPEQTFNKMT